The region AGGCATTCTTACGCCTTTAATTGCATTCACGATCGCCCATTACCACTCTCAAGGATTTGTTTTCTGGGAGAGGTATTTCTATCGACAATTCATCGTTCAAAATGATGCCCGCGAAGCTAGTTACGATCCTGTGGGTTGGATTTGGTATATTCGAGATACTATTAACCACGCACATCTCGTGGCGTTACTCTTTATCCCTGGCCTAGTCCTTTTATGGAAAAAGCAATATCGGTCGGTGGCTGCAATTGCAACACTACAGTTCTTGATCCACCTGGCAGTCTACGCCTTCAGCAACCGTCACAACAGACAGTATCTGCTGCCGATCTTTCCTTGGCTGGCTCTGGGAGCTGGATATCTCGTTTCACTTCGTTGGAAGTTAAGCGCTGAGAAATGGACTAAAGGTCTCTTGGGCCTCAGCGCCATATATTTCATGGCCGTTACTGTGTTGCCAATTACTGTTCACAGCATGGGTGGACCAGAAATACATGCCTTTAAAGAAACCATAAAGAACCTTCCAATTGAGCGCATCTATTTTCAGGCCAATGAAATTGAACGACTTAGCGGTGAAGCGACCAGTTCGTATATCGCGTGGTACTGGCAAAAAACTCCTGTGATGTTTACCCCCGAAGAACTCCCGAAAATAGTTGCGTCGATAAGAAATGGCGAAGCTGTATTCATCATCCACAACGAAGATAACAAGCACTTCTTAACGCACACAGAATCGGTTTGCGCATGGAATGATCCATGGATCTTGTACTCAACCAAAGAAACCTGCACCCAAATGAAGCCTAAAAACCTCGTCAATAACGACTAAAGCTGTTTTCGGAACAGCTGCTTGCCTTTTGCAGGTGCTCGGTATTTACTTCCCCTATGAAATATTCCAAATGGTTTTGGATCATTATCGGTATTGCTTTTCTAGTGTTCACGCACCAGGTCTTGTGGTGCCCTATTCACGGCGATGGCGCCTTTTATGCAATGATCATCAAGCAAACAACAATGCATACGGGACTTACTTTATACCGTGCAAATGGCTATGCTTTTTTTGATCATCCTTATTTGTTTTTCTATTATGCTTCATTGATCACAAAGTTATTTGGCGTTTCCGATTTCACAGTCAAACTTCCTAACTTTTTGATGGCTGGATTCACATTCTACCTGATGACGAAGGCATCCAAAGCCTCTCATCCTCATTTTGTGAATCGCAACCTGGGCAACTCTCAAAATTTAATTTTCTGGGCAGGAATTATTTCCATTTTATTGCTCGCACTAACTGGTGGATACGAACTCCAAACCCGACAACCCTCAATTGATCCTAGCGTTCAATTTTTAGCCCTAGCAGCAGTTTTTGCATTGATCAGGTATCGCAATCATTACGCGGCGGGAGTTGTTTTGGGCTTAGCCTTTATGACTAAAGGGACAGAGATGTTGTCTCATTTAGCCGCCCTAATGCTACTTCCATTTATTGGAAGTTCTATTCACGAAAGCATTCGTGAATTTCTCAAAAATCTAGGAAAAAGCCTGATTGTTCTCGGTGGAGTTCTTACTGTC is a window of Bdellovibrio sp. SKB1291214 DNA encoding:
- a CDS encoding ArnT family glycosyltransferase, with the protein product MRIDSRIKWLAFALILFVFAKSWEPGVGLDTATYGAIARDILQNGSWFNPKLAPGIFDPFVEHPYLVLWLDALSLKVWGANAFGIHFTSSVLGIIGVLAFFAAIRRLVDENTALISTILLLTINVFMNFMSSGWLDMPMVAFILVGFYFSSRISNSSDIGSALLSGFFLSFAILTKGAAAIGVLPVLLFAGTRLNWRPKPLLTLSVGILTPLIAFTIAHYHSQGFVFWERYFYRQFIVQNDAREASYDPVGWIWYIRDTINHAHLVALLFIPGLVLLWKKQYRSVAAIATLQFLIHLAVYAFSNRHNRQYLLPIFPWLALGAGYLVSLRWKLSAEKWTKGLLGLSAIYFMAVTVLPITVHSMGGPEIHAFKETIKNLPIERIYFQANEIERLSGEATSSYIAWYWQKTPVMFTPEELPKIVASIRNGEAVFIIHNEDNKHFLTHTESVCAWNDPWILYSTKETCTQMKPKNLVNND